The DNA region TACGAGCCATGAAGAGATCCAAGTAGGTAATTTTGTGAGTTTAGATCTGGAAAATTAATCGTAAGCTTTACTAGAAGCATGCGTTCAGTATTTTAAGGAACAACAATGATTTGTTAGCAATTTAAGACTGATAGTCTTTCATTGAAATGTAAGTCAAGTGAGAGATCAGAAAATACAATCAAGAACAATGCTGCGTGAAAGACTATTGAAAATAATCCACGGCAAACAGTAGTAAGATAATACTTGAAAGAAAATTAAGCTTTCCAAGAATTGATCGTTActtaaaaaataaaggaaattgaCAGATGAATTCCATTTGAGTTACACGGTAGAAATTTTccatttttgctttttattttattttcctaatGCGTATTTCGATTGCAATATGTTTGTTtttgaaatgatatttaaatcaATGAACAGAAGTATTTGCGATAATTTTATTCTGATAAACAAATAAACgagcaattaaaataaaacgaagatAGAATAGTTGCTTTTCCTTTTGTTTAATCCGCGAAtaacatttcaatttttatttaataataattggaaTAAATCTGAATGTGAACTATTAACTTTAAATATTGATATGAGAATATACAATACGTTATGTGTTTTATTACTAAAAAAGATATAGTAACAACGTTATGTAACTAATTTCAAATAGATTTTGCTACGAATTATCATCTTGCCGTCGATTTCTCATACTTTTAGTGTGATAAATACTTTTGCTTCATTGTGGGTTGGCGTATAATGAAGTTCGTGTAATATCGAGCAACTCGGCTGCACGAAATTGCTGTTTAGTTTCATGATACGCAGTTAACGTCCTCGACATTTGTCCCAACTTCATAAAATGTCTGCACCTGCCAGAAGGCATGAAGTTACGTGTGTTTATTTCACTATTTCCCTcacaattaaatataattaaatatagtaCGCAAATATCAtctttcgttattatatttCTCAAGTACTTTCTCGACAAATGAATATTAGTACTACCACGACAGCAATAGAATAAATGCAACAAATTTGCAGAAAGTTGGCAGAAAGTTTGCAGAAGTAAATCAAAACGAATTTAACAAGGATATTATATCGACTAAATtgacagaaatttattttattttaatatccaaGGTAGATATATTATGCCAGCTTAATGTTTTGCACATTCTTTTCGTGTATTAAGTTTTAAATGCATTAAATAATAGACGTATTTACATTGTTCACGATTATGAGGTTGGATTAGTGTTACTGAGCTTCGTTAAACTAGTTTGCTCAATAGAATATGTCAAATTGGAGAACATACTCGTGCTTATCGTAGTTGACTTGGCAGGTTCTGAGGAAACCTTACTATTAATTAAATGGATCCTGATCGGATGAAATACGAACATCCAAAtgaattatcaaataatatttctctttgcCTGAAGTTTTCCTTTaatatttgacatttttattCGTATGAAAATCTAGAATACAGAAAAAAAGTTTAGAACAAAGAAGAAGCGATATATGTCTTCTAAGAACTACATTGGCCTTAGTATAGGGGAATGCGTTATAGCGAAGTCCACTGTATTTCATCTACTAACTACTCATTTATATTCTACTTCACATTACCTTATCTAAATATTATTGTGATAAGAAGCGATGCTTTATAATTTAACTTAAAAATAGCCTAACCACAAATTTAACTTCATTAAAAAACACCCTGTTTAATTGTAGATTTAATTCTACTGAAAGATATCTGCTAATGCATCTCACCTAATTGTAAATCTAATTGAAGCTTCCTGTCAAAAAGATGGAAACgttgaaaaaattacaaattgaaaaaaacgacaaatatatttattaaaaaaccgCTTAAGACTCAATGCAAATATCAgattcaataataaaatattttattcaaagctAAAGCttaatgcaaataaaatagcaaGAGCAATATTTGAATCTTGTTTCTTTGATTCCGAAATTTGCTTATCGCGAAGTTCCTTGCACAGaatattaatttccattttaaaagtttattgtggtaaatatattttcaatccGAGATActcaaattaatataaaatatcaatcgTCAGTTTCAtcttaaattctaaaatttcttaaatttctatGTAATACAACCAGTCACTCGTGTCGAATCGAatctttcatcctacgacatgattgactgacaggaggaacaaaaatgcatgcgacttaCGATTAGACGCGAAGATCGTTGTTATCGATGGTGTGATGTGCGAGAAGTCATCTGAAAAGCGGTTATCAAGTAAAAACCGTCGTCCCTCATGGTGAAAGTAGAGATTGTGAGAAATCTTTAACAAAACACGAATAtcataaattgttattaaaggcagcgttaattatttgaaatatgcgAAATAATGAGAGAAGTCTTTTTAGAATCGAAGTACAACATGCAAGTTACTTACATTCTTGGCTTTTGAAGCACTCATTTAATTACAGATTAGATCCTCTCCAAAGAACGGGAAAAGGTGGGGGTTGTAAAAAACCTTTGAGAAAACGTGAAATGTTACAAATTGTTCTTAAAAATAGTGTCGATTATGTTGCATATTAAAAATGATCCCGGTGTAATGGCGACCTCTTTATGAGAATAATAAAAGTTACATGTTTAAAAAAGTCAGGAGATGACGCTACTATAGAAAATTCGTGTGGGAAATGTACATAGCAAGACATAAGTTGGAAGTCCATGGTCCTTTTTTCCTAATCTGTAAACTGAGTTCAATTTAAAATGTAagttatttcaatttcttgTGGATATAACGAAATCTAATGTATCTGGTTTAAGTTCAGACATTTGTTAAGCAAATTTACTTTGTTGAACTGTTTAGAATTTCGTGTGAAAGTATGAATTAAAACAACAAAATGACTGCTTTAATTTATTTGGGATagacaaataatttaatatactcgaaataacaaattaatttctataatcttttataatttcatcttAGTATTCTTAACAAGCTATAGATTATCCATTATTCAGCTATGACATAtcaattatacgttataaggttatGTATCATGGAATGAATAATTGTATTAATAACTAAATATTACCAGTAATTCGGAGAGCAATATGAACACGAGAAGACTGCTTCCGCCAAATTAAACGTTAATTATCACAGCCTCTACATTTTGATTTCCTGTTTTTTTCATGTCGATCTCTCTATTAACCAATAATCTGTACGAAAGGAAACAAATGTACAATACCAAAACCAATTATATCAAAACGAAACAATATACGAGTAGAAAATCTGTCTCAAAAGTAAATAATACGAGCTATCGATAACTATAATAGTCAAATGTACAATCgaagaataaaaaacaaaaaataacttgaaaggatatttaattttgttacaataatgttcaataaattaatgaatGAATGCGTATTAATAAAACAAACCTAATAGTAGCATATAAACGTAGAAGAATAGCATTGGAAATGTATTACACAGTTAATGATCTCAAGTGTCGATCGATACATCTTGATGCCACGATTTTCGACAATCGAATGCCCGCACTGTGGTTTCGTCTAATATTCTTATTAGGGTGGGGATGTTTAGCTTCGCGGGAAGTCGAACGTATTCGAACCGACGAATTCTTGGAAGATGCTAGAACATATCATATAGCATACAAATTAGTAAATTCTTTAGATACAATGCGTGAGAATATATTCtgactcacgaaaatatttaaaaacttacCATAAAAAactgtacatacatattatgatatatatacattatatatattatcatattacaTAGGTATGTAAAACTTTTCGGAATTTTAGCTAACCAttcattttaaattttccacaaaatATCATTTATGTGATCAATCTTTCGTAAATAACAGAACAGCATCGTGCATAATGAAATCTACGTTCAAATGATATGTTCTTTAATTAGTAACAAACCAAATTAATTTTTGATGACACGACAAACCTGTTTAATTACGACGCATCTGTCCACTATTTCACACATCACGCGCGCGccgattaattaatttcctcGTTTCGGCTATGAAttagaattgaaaaattctCGCTGATTCTTTGGTTTTTTCCTTCTGTAGCGTTCCATCAAATATTAAACGTCAGACTATGACACTTGCCAAGTTCACGAACGTGTGTCAactgtttaatttatttcttcgttaattaattacatCGAGAATATTCATCTCGAAAGTTTTATGCTATTCCAACGAAAtgtaatttctacaattttcgtCTCGCTTGTGCGACGTTATTTTATCGCAATAAATTCAAGTTCAAGTTTTCGTGTTTCCATCTTATTCCAATATTCCACCTCATATTAATTTGCTTGCGTATTTGAATAGTGGTCCTTAGaactatataattaaatttagtcTGTGTGGGTGTAGTTCGTATGAGTGTAGAATACAAATTGTATTCACGTTCAAACTATTCGATTGGAAGgtaaaaacgaaataatttcaGATTAGGAGGAGGAGCGACGCAAATGTtctttataatgttataataatttatgataTCTTTATTTTGTTGGAGTAAAACATTCTGCTTTCTTCTCAAACAATATTTATCTCCTTTTACACGCTTGAAAAAGGAACATATAAAAGCAGCATTTTCTCTTCTAAGGACTGAACTTTCTCTTGTTGGAAGCATcgcttattcatattttttccgTTAAAAAATCCAAGTTTTCCTCTCATCGAATAAACGGTCGCAAACTTTTCTAGCTGCACTGCATAAAATACGAGGTTTACTCGGGCAATCTTTATGCATATTATGGATATCCGTTATCCAGTTAGAAATTATTTAGTTTGCCAAGATAGATCGTTCATGCGATACCAAGCGTAAAATAAGCTTTCAGTAACACGTTATGCATGTTATTATGCGGTTTTATACTGGACTGATTTTTCCAATTTTGTATGTGCGATTAAACTAATCCTCCCGAGTAATATATCAGAATTTGTTTACGACAATTGCTTTATTTCTTAGAGACTGATACGCGCAAGTTTATTTCGAATTCTGTACCTCGTTGCAATTGTCGAAATGGTTGCCTGCTTCTAGTCGAGCCACTGGCCAGAGTTCAAAACTGACTCTCGAATCGAATGGATTGATAAATTCTTTGACTTTATGAAAGCTATTCGATCGATAAATTCCAAAAACGATAGCACGGTCTATGGAATATCTGAAACACCAGCCTTTGGTGGAAATAAATTGAATACACGGTTTATTCAAGGATGATTAGTCACAGTTGTGCAACTAAtcaattcattatttaaaatttaaatacagaaatattatTCGATACGCTATAAAATCAAGAATTATTTTCACCTGTATAATGAtcttagaatttaatttttactttcttttgaTGATTAAGGAGGTATACGATATTCCTAACAATTTACAATATCTGTAAAATCGATACATATTAGCGTCGATATTGAAGCTACAACTACTTATAACCGATATAAACGAAGGGGAGGTAATAATGGAATAATCGTGAACGGGATTTTCTTATTATACTTCACGTAGTAGTATCAATCTTGCCTGTTATAAGGTTCCTTATCGAGAAAATTGATTTTGAAGAATTATCGACGATACATAAGCGCACGATATAAATCTTTAATGCTGAAAGATAAAATAGCTTTTTAAGTTTCCAATTAGAACAGTTATTTCCTCGTTCGAGACGGGTGCAAGTATAAAAATGTTGGAGAACAACAAACATACTCTTACCAAGACACAATAGATAGAACAAATTATTGCTCTAGTGTTGTTTGATAAACATAGTTTAATTAAACTATCGTTTCGACACTTTAACATTTATatcaaaattgatttttatcgCGAGAAGACATTGAATTTTCGCTTCCACTTAATTTCCATTGGAAAGGTATTTTAAAAGTTATCTTCCCAACAAATCCATCGAGCTCAACGAACGCTGTTTTAAATTTACAGGTGACATGCCAGGATGAAGATAACACACAATGCATGCCAAAAGCAGCCTTCCTGGCTCTGTTGCGTCATCCGGAAGTCAGCTCGAATTTAGCCGCCTATTCTAGAGCAGCGAGAATAACTCAGGATGCAAAAAGTCGTAACGACATGGCGCATCTGAGAGCTTTAACCGAGGAGGCTGACGACACGGAGATCTGCGTACCTGGTCGCGTTTATTTGCAACTATTGAAGGATCCGGTCATGCGTGGCGATCTTAGTATTATTCTCAATGGAAGAACACAGAAGTTACCGGATCTCCTAGGACGTTTGCTCGACGATAGCGACGAGATGGATGCGAGGGAGTTCCTGCCTGAATCTCAGAAAAGAAGCCTCGCAACGTTGGCCAAAAACGatgatctaccgattagtatcCAGGATCGTATTGCCGAAAATGAAGATGACGAAGAAAAGAGGGCTGCAATTTCCAGGTACAATCGTATTTAGTACGTATGTATTTAGCATTAGTTTGGTGCATATGCAACATCTTTTCATCTTTTCATCTTTTCAACTTCGTGGTAAATTTTGTTCTGTCCTTTGTCTTAATATCTGCTATTCCAGCCAGACCATTTCTTAATGCATATGCAAATGAAGAGACTACAACAACTTGGTGTTGTTACATTTCAAGAATGTTTAAATCCTAGAGCTGATAGTAATTCTTGTGAAtctgaaaaagaataaaactagTTAATCGTTGAGAAAGTACATTGAAAAATACAacagaaattagaaaatcaGAATAAGGATAAATAATCCTCTAGAAGTTTTGATCAATTGTTTAGCGTTTGTTATTTAAGAAATAAACGGAATGAACCAAAAGTCAGGAATTTCACAATGTACAAAATCAGAGTTAATCTTCACTAAACGTTTCCCAAACAGCGAGCAACCAGGACAAAACGACGCAGGAATCTCCCGTGATTATCTCCTCTCTGGCGGTCGTTCAGATTTGCAAGCCTTCGCACGAGACTTCCAGATGGAAAAACGAAATGTCGGTGCATTAGCTCGGGATTTCGCGTTGCCACCTGGTAGACGTAATATCGCGTCTCTGGTTCGTGACTACGACCAGAGCAAGAACAACAATCGGGAATCTACTTTGCCTTACAATGGAAAAAGGAACGTCGCTTCCTTGGCGAGAACGTTCACTCTACCTCAAAACGGGAAAAGGAACGTGGCATCCGTAGCCAGAGACTACGGACTCCCTTATGGGAAAAGATACGTCGGTTCCTTGGCCAGAACAGGCGATTTTCCCACTAGAAACCAGAGAAGCGTCGCTTCTTTGGCGAAAAATTCCGCTTGGCCAGTTTCATTGAAGAGAGGAAGTTTCTTGCCCGGAAGCGTGATCCTGAGAGCTCTTTCCCGCCATGGTAGATCGATGGTGGACGAAACGAATGCGAGAAACGACCTGTTAGATCTTCAGGAGCTGAGTAACCTGGAACAAAGTCAGAGAAACGATTACGAGACTGCGGAGGAAAAGTTGAACGATTCCTTGACGAAAATCGATTCCAACATTAGGCGACCCAAGAGACAGATTGGCTTCTCCGACGAGTATCCTCTACCTGTTATGCAAAATACGAACGGTTTTGATTACGAAGAGATGGTGGAGGCGCTCAGTGGACAGTACCCGAACGCAGAAAAGAGATTCATGGGTGAGTATAATGTATTTGCTTCTTTGTGGAATAAGTTGGAAGTTTAGGGAGTGAAAATTGTAATTCGATTCGAGTGTCCAGGAAATTCTTTGTGGAAAGATGAGATTGTTGATTCTTCgagtgaaatttattattttctttttctttgaaagAAAGATGTAGATTATCTGTATTAATATGCCAAGTAATTTAACAATTACCTTAAACAGAGAAAATGATTCGCGTCAACtggtaatttcgaaaaatagcTGAACAAAGTGTTAAGAGTAGTTTCTCGAACACCAAATAGCAATCACCAATCACCAAATAgcaattttctatcttttttccaTTAAATAGTCTATCCCATCCTTACGACAGACTAGATTAATTAACTTTTCAACCGAATAACAGCAATACGACACGCTATGTCCCTCGTAAGCATCCTTGTGCTCTCAGAGCCCGATAAAAGTAGACCTCGACCCGTTCGAGCGAGTGTATTTCATGTCGTCGGGAATGGACATGTCAACCACGTAGTTGAACGTGAAAGTCAGAGATCGAGCGTAAATCGAGCGCTATCTGTGAATGTCAGAAACAGGTTCTGCACCGGAGATGCAGCCAGAGGTAGACCAGTTCGGCTACCCGGAAACGTTTCAAGCGAGTAAAAGACACATCGGGGCCCTGGCACGTCTTGGTTGGCTTCCATCTTTGAGGGTCGCGCGATTTTCGCGCTCACCTCGGTATCCGAATGGCAGGTCAGACCATTAGGTTCTCACCTGCTCCGTCGTTCTAGGGTAATTCCGGAAGAGATGGACCTCGTTGTTAAAGAAACATCTCAAACTTACGTATTTTAAAAGATTTACTTCCCCGTATAgcgaataattttttctaaACTTCATGTATCCTCGTGTAACTAcacgatatatttatacgtagaTGGAGAAAATTTGCAGCTGTACAAAATTTCAGCTTGTGATCCGATTCCTCCCTAATACAGCGTAAATGGATTGGTTTAACgatagttatattattttaccaaaTCGATTTCCTAAGTTGGCTCTGAAATCATCATCGCAAATCAAATAAACGTAGTTAAAGATTCTTTTACAAGCACGATGCAAGCAGCTCCTCTAATAATAGATTCGTACCAATTCCATAATTCTCAGTTTTATCAGATAACGAAATATTGAGCTTTGACAAAGTTTTGTAGAGATACGATGAATGAAAATCTGCAGACGCGTCCCATTATACAACAAAGCGGAGCTGATGGGTAGTTTAACAGATAGTTTGAGAAATACCTGGTTCGTCTCTCCCGATGGTCCATCGTATTTTTTGAATTACTCTATATCTCTCCTATGTCTCTTTGTGTCGTTGTCTTTCTCCGTCTTTCTCTTTGTACTGTCCTCCATTCTCCCCTCGTCATGTTGTCGCGAACGTCTACGGCCGAATAAAAGTGTAGAAAGAATGGAACGAAAGAACGATCGTCGGGAAACAAGTCGTCGAGTCATCGGGAATATTCGAGTATTTCGCAGAGGGAGATTCTGCGGATCGTAGAAAACGCGATGACCATATTACGCCAAACGTTCGCCAATATACTATCCTCCGCTTCTACTTCTTCTACTTCTACGTGGACCGTTCACGGTAGTTAAGTAGCAACTGCAATGTAGGTGTCTCGATGTGGTGCACTTATCGATGTTATGGAATTGTGTACTCGATGCTACGACCAATTTACAGCGCTGATGTGGTAGATGTTTTAGATTGGCTGGGATATAACAA from Bombus terrestris chromosome 14, iyBomTerr1.2, whole genome shotgun sequence includes:
- the LOC100643296 gene encoding neuropeptide-like 1 isoform X1, which encodes MGLTGNHFVSLLLYILVVNEIRLPLVTCQDEDNTQCMPKAAFLALLRHPEVSSNLAAYSRAARITQDAKSRNDMAHLRALTEEADDTEICVPGRVYLQLLKDPVMRGDLSIILNGRTQKLPDLLGRLLDDSDEMDAREFLPESQKRSLATLAKNDDLPISIQDRIAENEDDEEKRAAISSEQPGQNDAGISRDYLLSGGRSDLQAFARDFQMEKRNVGALARDFALPPGRRNIASLVRDYDQSKNNNRESTLPYNGKRNVASLARTFTLPQNGKRNVASVARDYGLPYGKRYVGSLARTGDFPTRNQRSVASLAKNSAWPVSLKRGSFLPGSVILRALSRHGRSMVDETNARNDLLDLQELSNLEQSQRNDYETAEEKLNDSLTKIDSNIRRPKRQIGFSDEYPLPVMQNTNGFDYEEMVEALSGQYPNAEKRFMETGSAPEMQPEVDQFGYPETFQASKRHIGALARLGWLPSLRVARFSRSPRYPNGRENSADGPPSDYSANSSTRSLRPNFKSRKHSVQALHGDCRHGFKRFLILPTTDNYFHEKLPYSLRSKSS
- the LOC100643296 gene encoding neuropeptide-like 1 isoform X2, producing the protein MGLTGNHFVSLLLYILVVNEIRLPLVTCQDEDNTQCMPKAAFLALLRHPEVSSNLAAYSRAARITQDAKSRNDMAHLRALTEEADDTEICVPGRVYLQLLKDPVMRGDLSIILNGRTQKLPDLLGRLLDDSDEMDAREFLPESQKRSLATLAKNDDLPISIQDRIAENEDDEEKRAAISSEQPGQNDAGISRDYLLSGGRSDLQAFARDFQMEKRNVGALARDFALPPGRRNIASLVRDYDQSKNNNRESTLPYNGKRNVASLARTFTLPQNGKRNVASVARDYGLPYGKRYVGSLARTGDFPTRNQRSVASLAKNSAWPVSLKRGSFLPGSVILRALSRHGRSMVDETNARNDLLDLQELSNLEQSQRNDYETAEEKLNDSLTKIDSNIRRPKRQIGFSDEYPLPVMQNTNGFDYEEMVEALSGQYPNAEKRFMGSAPEMQPEVDQFGYPETFQASKRHIGALARLGWLPSLRVARFSRSPRYPNGRENSADGPPSDYSANSSTRSLRPNFKSRKHSVQALHGDCRHGFKRFLILPTTDNYFHEKLPYSLRSKSS
- the LOC100643296 gene encoding neuropeptide-like 1 isoform X3 — its product is MGLTGNHFVSLLLYILVVNEIRLPLVTCQDEDNTQCMPKAAFLALLRHPEVSSNLAAYSRAARITQDAKSRNDMAHLRALTEEADDTEICVPGRVYLQLLKDPVMRGDLSIILNGRTQKLPDLLGRLLDDSDEMDAREFLPESQKRSLATLAKNDDLPISIQDRIAENEDDEEKRAAISSEQPGQNDAGISRDYLLSGGRSDLQAFARDFQMEKRNVGALARDFALPPGRRNIASLVRDYDQSKNNNRESTLPYNGKRNVASLARTFTLPQNGKRNVASVARDYGLPYGKRYVGSLARTGDFPTRNQRSVASLAKNSAWPVSLKRGSFLPGSVILRALSRHGRSMVDETNARNDLLDLQELSNLEQSQRNDYETAEEKLNDSLTKIDSNIRRPKRQIGFSDEYPLPVMQNTNGFDYEEMVEALSGQYPNAEKRFMGRIPQMGPRPTTPPTRRQGR